A section of the Deltaproteobacteria bacterium genome encodes:
- a CDS encoding lysophospholipid acyltransferase family protein, whose protein sequence is MKIAITKFLGYLLTPVYLIVFGLLLVVFHPIQVICRNIWGYNAHKKSVEIMNILLIKSLLILGTKISFRRFDKLPKGRPIILISNHQSMLDIPPIVWGFRHYHPKFISKIELGKGIPSVSYNLRYGGSVLIDRNKRRQAVLEIEKLGRYIENNNYTASIFPEGTRTKDGKMKPFKPAGIKALLKVAPRAVIVPLVIDGNYELMKKGLYPMSFGVNVTYSVLDPLEPGDITAEELVMKAENLIRTALEKQG, encoded by the coding sequence ATGAAAATAGCAATTACGAAATTTCTTGGATATCTCTTAACACCCGTATATCTCATAGTTTTTGGACTCCTGCTGGTCGTATTCCATCCCATTCAAGTGATTTGCAGGAATATCTGGGGATATAATGCCCATAAAAAATCAGTGGAAATCATGAATATCCTGCTCATCAAAAGCCTGCTCATCTTAGGGACAAAAATTTCGTTCCGGCGTTTTGATAAATTACCAAAGGGACGGCCCATCATCCTGATTTCCAACCATCAGAGCATGTTGGATATTCCACCCATCGTATGGGGATTCCGCCATTATCACCCCAAATTTATTTCCAAGATCGAGTTGGGCAAGGGCATACCAAGCGTATCTTATAATTTAAGGTATGGGGGGTCGGTATTGATTGACCGGAATAAACGGCGGCAAGCTGTCCTGGAGATCGAAAAGCTGGGCAGATATATTGAAAATAATAATTACACCGCCAGTATCTTCCCCGAAGGCACCCGGACAAAAGATGGGAAAATGAAACCGTTTAAGCCGGCAGGAATAAAGGCCCTGTTGAAAGTTGCGCCGAGAGCGGTGATCGTGCCGCTGGTGATTGACGGTAATTACGAACTTATGAAAAAGGGATTATATCCGATGTCCTTTGGGGTAAATGTCACGTACAGCGTTCTTGATCCGCTTGAGCCGGGCGACATTACCGCGGAGGAATTGGTAATGAAGGCAGAAAACCTGATCAGGACTGCCCTGGAAAAACAGGGGTAA
- a CDS encoding Bro-N domain-containing protein, with protein sequence MNKEKDNKLALFEGKRIRKTLHEDEWWFVVEDVVLALIESRDPKQYIQRMKQRDPELGKGWVQIVRTLSIPTEGGPQRQNCANTEGIFRLIQSIPSPKAEPFKRWLARVGKERIDEIENPELAMGRMQELYEKKGYPKEWIDKRLRGIAVRQDLTDEWKDRGAATRLEFAILTNEIMQGTFGLKVDEYKQIKDLERENLRDHMTDIELILTMLGEATTTELHRDRDSQGMAPLKRDAQAGGAVAGRTRKDIEAQTGKPVISSGNFKKLSARKPKKLNAPPPDASRPYDTRKGKKMVVQKPSRA encoded by the coding sequence ATGAATAAAGAAAAAGATAATAAACTCGCCTTGTTCGAAGGAAAACGGATCCGAAAAACGCTTCACGAGGACGAATGGTGGTTTGTCGTGGAGGATGTTGTGCTCGCTCTCATCGAATCGCGTGACCCGAAGCAATATATCCAGCGCATGAAGCAGCGCGACCCTGAGTTGGGTAAAGGGTGGGTACAAATTGTACGTACCCTTTCCATCCCTACCGAAGGCGGTCCGCAAAGGCAGAATTGCGCCAATACCGAGGGGATCTTCCGTCTGATCCAATCCATCCCCAGCCCCAAGGCCGAACCGTTCAAGCGCTGGCTGGCGCGGGTAGGCAAGGAGCGGATTGACGAGATCGAGAACCCCGAACTGGCCATGGGTCGGATGCAGGAACTCTACGAGAAGAAAGGCTACCCCAAGGAGTGGATTGACAAGCGGCTGCGGGGGATCGCCGTCCGGCAGGATCTGACCGATGAATGGAAAGACCGAGGCGCTGCGACCCGTCTGGAATTCGCCATCCTGACCAATGAGATCATGCAGGGCACGTTCGGCCTCAAGGTGGATGAGTACAAACAGATCAAAGACCTGGAGCGGGAGAACCTCCGCGATCACATGACCGATATTGAGTTGATCCTGACCATGCTGGGCGAGGCGACCACCACGGAGCTGCACCGGGACCGGGATTCGCAGGGCATGGCGCCGCTGAAAAGGGATGCTCAGGCGGGCGGAGCCGTGGCCGGCAGGACGCGCAAGGACATTGAGGCCCAGACCGGCAAGCCGGTCATCTCAAGCGGGAACTTCAAGAAACTGTCCGCCAGGAAACCGAAAAAGCTGAACGCACCTCCGCCCGATGCATCGAGGCCATATGATACGCGGAAAGGCAAAAAAATGGTTGTGCAAAAACCGTCCAGAGCTTAG